The DNA window TTTTTGAAGGTTTAGGCAAGAAAAAAGTTACAGAAGTTCAAGCAGGTGATATTTGTGCAGTAGTAGGTTTTGATGCGTTCCAAATTGGAGATACTTTCGTAGATTTAGAAAATCCAGAACCATTGACTAGATTGTCTATTGACGAGCCTACGTTGAACATGACATTCTCTATCAACAATTCTCCTTTCTTTGGTAAAGACGGTAAATATGTAACTTCTAATCACTTGAAAGAAAGATTAGAAAAAGAATTAGAGAAAAACTTAGCATTAAGAGTTGAACAAACCGAAGATGCAAATACTTTCTTAGTTTTTGGTAGAGGTATTCTTCACTTATCTGTTTTAATTGAAACGATGAGAAGAGAAGGTTACGAGATGACGATTGGTCAGCCACAAGTAATTCTTCACGATGTAGATGGAGAAAGCCACGAACCATACGAAAGTTTAGTAGTAGATGTTCCAGAAGAATATGCTTCTAGAGTAATCGATTTAGCTACGCAAAGAAAAGGTGACCTTCACATTATGGAAACCAAAGGAGAAATGCAACACATGGAATTCGAGATTCCTTCAAGAGGTTTAATCGGGTTGCGTTCTCAAATGTTGACGGCAACTGCTGGTGAAGCGATTATGGCGCACAGATTTACAGATTATAAACCTTTCAAAGGAGCGATTCCGGGAAGAAATAATGGGGTTTTGATTTCTAAAACACAAGGTCCTTGTACAGAATATTCTATCGCGAAATTACAAGATAGAGGTAAGTTTTTTGTAGATCCGGGCGAAGAAATCTATGCAGGGATGATTATTGGTGAGCAAAACAAACCAGGAGACTTAGTCGTAAATATTGTAGAAGCAAAACAATTGAATAACATGCGTGCTGCTGGTAAAGATAAAGACGGAAACATTGCTCCAAAAATCTTATTTTCACTAGAAGAATGTATGGAATACATTCAAGCAGACGAATGTATTGAAGTTACTCCAAACTTCATCAGAATGCGTAAAAAAATCCTTTCTGAAGAAGATAGAAAACGTGCGGAAAGAAACGCGAAATAATTATATTTAAAAGTTCCTTTTTTTAAGGAACTTTTTTTGTAAAATTTGAATACAAACACAATGAAATACATCTTAAGAATTACTTGTTCCGATCAAAAAGGCTTAATTTATAAAATCTCGAATGTCCTTTTCGAGGAAGGTTTTAATGTAGAAAGAAATGACGAATTTGTAGATGCCGAAAAGAATCATTTCTTTATGAGAACAGAGTTTTCTGGCGATTGCAAAGTAGAAGAATTGAAAAATAAACTTCAAAATATTTTGCCAGAAGATGCCAAACTAGAATTGTCTCTTAAAAAAGTGAAAAATGTAGTA is part of the Cloacibacterium normanense genome and encodes:
- the typA gene encoding translational GTPase TypA translates to MQNIRNIAIIAHVDHGKTTLVDKIIHATNVFRDNQESGDLIMDNNDLERERGITILSKNISVTYKDTKINVIDTPGHADFGGEVERVLKMADGVILLVDAFEGPMPQTRFVLHKALELGLKPIVVINKVDKENCRPDEVHDKVFDLFFNLDATEEQLDFPTFYGSSKQGWFNTSLEPTDNILPILDGILQYVPAPKVEEGNLQMQVTSLDYSSFLGRIAVGKVTRGSIKESQWIGLAQENGNILKGKVKELYIFEGLGKKKVTEVQAGDICAVVGFDAFQIGDTFVDLENPEPLTRLSIDEPTLNMTFSINNSPFFGKDGKYVTSNHLKERLEKELEKNLALRVEQTEDANTFLVFGRGILHLSVLIETMRREGYEMTIGQPQVILHDVDGESHEPYESLVVDVPEEYASRVIDLATQRKGDLHIMETKGEMQHMEFEIPSRGLIGLRSQMLTATAGEAIMAHRFTDYKPFKGAIPGRNNGVLISKTQGPCTEYSIAKLQDRGKFFVDPGEEIYAGMIIGEQNKPGDLVVNIVEAKQLNNMRAAGKDKDGNIAPKILFSLEECMEYIQADECIEVTPNFIRMRKKILSEEDRKRAERNAK